Below is a genomic region from Medicago truncatula cultivar Jemalong A17 chromosome 3, MtrunA17r5.0-ANR, whole genome shotgun sequence.
TTATGCCTATTGTGTTGTTTAACAACTTGCTTCCCATGCTCATATATGAAGTGCTGAGCATCTCAAGCTGTCTTGCTTTACCTGTACATTAAGAGAGATGGAGCAAATTCAAATGTAGTCTTTATGATCTATTTGATGTGTATTTTGATTAAAGCTCCGGTTAGACACTATTTCACTTTCGTTGTTCTTCTTTGAATGTTTACAATGATGGGTTTTACTGAGATCTAAGTTGCAGCATATAGCAAGATCAACATATTATTGCAGTAACATTGTCTTGTATGTGACTGACTATTTTGTGAATGCTTGGTCAGTTTGGCATTCTGATGTTGAGCCGATAATTATCAACCAGTAAAAATTAGCAGAGCAATTTAAGGTTAAATTATGTGTTTTAGACATAAATCTTATCCGTTTAACTTTCATGGCTTATTGCTGTTGTTTTTTCCCTAAATTTTCTGAGCTGATATCCAAATTACGGATACTAGGTATCGGCGGACTGCCTCATCCCTATTTAGAAAGTTATAACAAGCTGACACATACCCTTGATGCAGTGATGCATAAGATGCAGAATATTAAAGAACATTGTAGGTTTTctctaaacaatatttttttggaaagaggatcttgaagttttttttttttgaagggaggATCTTGAAGTTAACATGGCTTTATATCCAATTTGGGATCAATTGTCCTGTCCATTTCAGACTAATTCTTCATATTATGATGCGCATCTTTCCTCTTAGATACTAAAACATGTTATTAGTCTCGGTCATTCGTGTTTTTGTTAGTTGACAATATTGAATGCTGCACAGGTTAGTTAAAAACACTTCTATTCTCTCTTGTGTTGGGAAAAATAGGTTTTCTAACAGATATAAAGAAGCTAAAAATCAGGAGCAAAACTAGTTCTTTGGTTGTTGCTCAAGTTTTTGATGTCttcaaagtgattttttttttttcacttcaaTCGTTCTTTCTTGACAtggatatatattatttttgctgctaatatattttttctcaagTAAATTTTAGTTATACGTAAAACGGAGTAGAGATATTATATCCAAGCTCAGCTAAAATTATGCGGAGTGAAACAAAGCCTTCTCTCCCAAGTCCCCCAATACCACACTAATTTCTTAAGACATACTAGTAAACAACTTTATAGATTATTTTGCTCtagctatttttttattagaaaaatgagTTCAGCAGGATACTTGTGTATGTTGAAGACATAAGACTACTTTACCAATAGCTTGTTCTGTTCTGAATTTTTTAAGTCAAAGGAGGGGTCTAGGCCCCatgtattttaatatttcaaatttcCACTCATTCATGTTTGAGACttttatgagagagaaaaaaataggcTTGTTAtaggtttttcatttttaaataaatatatacggACACATAGATTCTAGGGTCGAAACTCAATACATCAAGTGTGAGAATTGGAAAATTGCATGTTTACATCAGTCCCAACATATCAAATATTTCTGCAAGCTACATCATCTTATCATATTAACTATACTTACACGAAAGAGAAGGCATATCTTCATCATGATCTAACCAAAACAAACTGGTTAAGTTGATCTTTCTGGAATTATAGACTTGAGTCTTCTTAGACAGAATATAAGGTGAATTGACTGCTACCAAATGGTAAAGTATGTAACGATATATTGCTTGTGTTTATGCATGTATGCATTGCTGCACAGTAATTCATGCTTTCCATTGAAGAAATCCGGAAAAAAAAAGTCGGGATAGAAACATAACTAATTCAGTCTCAAACGAAGGCATCACCGTTCCGTTCCACAAGGCTTCATCTAATCTCTGGTGAAGACCAACGTTATCTTTGTTCTTTGGATATATCTTCAAAGTCCGAAGAGAGGAATTCCTATATTTAAGTTGAACCTCATTCGAGCacaaactaaataattttttgtttttaaaaagaagaGATGAATTCCTGTATTTAAGTTGAAGCTTGAGAATGCGGTGAAGCTTGCACCTTTTACTGGCAGTTCTAGCCTCAAAGTTGAAGAACATAATTGTTTAATGCTTCATCAAGAAATGGGATCAGAGACCATTCAGCCATAAGCTTGAATATGCCAAATTGAAAAGATGCAAATCAAAGAAATGAGTTCAAACATCTTTCCACCATAAGCTTGAATAGGCCAATTCAAATAAATCTTTCAAGGTAGGAGGATATTGATAAAATGACCGcttcaatatatttattaacTGTTGTTGTTCGAGAAAGTCTTTGATAATTTGTGGCAGAAAAGAATAGTAGTGGTAAATTTAGCCatatatatttgaattaaaaccCAAGATGTTTGTTATATGCAATCTAAGTTCATTTTAATTCTAAACAAACTGAATACTTGAAAGGTCCTCTTAACAGTAACAGCAAAACTTTGCATGCAAGTATTGTTACTAAACATGTTTGCAAAACTAATTTCACGTATATGGTGTTGCTACTCCCACAAACTAATTTTTGTGAACAACAATTTATATCGTGACGTTATAAAACAATTTGTGAAACGTTTAATTTTATATGACGGTGAGTTTGTGTTACATTAGTTAGATATTAGCTAAGTTTGGAGTGAACAAAATATGACTCTAGGCTTTCTTTGCGAATATGGAAGGTGAAGGGAGGActttgaagaaaagaatagaGAACTTCGAGAACGATTTAAAATCCGGGACGTTACAGTTACAATATGTCAGAAACATAGAAGATTTGACAGAAATAACATGAAACTGAGATTTCAATCCAAAAAAACACTAGGCATCAAATAGAAACACAATAGGATGCTGCTCCTAATATTGGCACAAAAACTTGGTGCCTGGTATTCCTACATTTGGCTATCATTTCGTTCGGAAAATTCATTTGAGGATAAGCCATAAAAGTTAAACTAACAAGGTTTAAGTCTAAAGCACATAATTTGACCTTAAATGCTCTAAAAATTTTACTGGTTGAAATCTGCTTAACATCAGAATGTCATCTTCATCAAGTATGACACAGTCTCTCCTTCAAAAACTTAACCCAGGCCAAATTTACCACAGTATTTAATTTAAGTAGTGAGGTTACTGCAATAATACAAATCTAGATCTTTGTACgatataaatatatcatcatgAAAAGTTATTACatcaaaaaaataacacaacCCGAAGTATTTAAGTAGTTACACATATCCTGCTATGCTGCAACCTAGACACTATTTTGATTTGATATCTATGAATGTGAAATAGTGTCTAACCGGGTTTTAATCAGAATACTATTTTCTTGTGGAAAGGTAATAGGATGAATTGTGAGAAATCATGAGCCATGGGAGTTGTGGTGGTAGATGGAACAGACGAACTCCAGCTGCGACATACGGAGCGGAACCGGAGAAAGTCGGCGTAAATAGTCACCCATTCTTCTTCGATCATGTTTTGGGGATCAAGGATTTCTACAActagattttatgaaaaatattttaactcaaaatttgagtatttaatgatatttttttcattccataaaatttttacaattttctttCATATTCACGTTAGAAATTGATAGTTATCTTAAAAGTGGTCATTTTAACACAACTACGTAAAATATGTTACGTTTTTACTATTtcacaaatatttaaaaaaaaaaatatttaaaagagagaaagagagaatggTAATTTAAATGAATTGAAATTATCAAGCATACGagcattatgttttttttttttgtacaacaaagtattatagttttttttttaaagaagaaaacaaagtaTTATAGTGCACtctatttatcaaattttaacttttccaaaatataaaaaataaaaataaaaaataaaaaaaattggttgaaaaataaatattttgaacaACTCAAAAACTAAGTTTCcccaacaaaagaaaatatgggAAATTGAAAGTAGAGTTTTCTGAAGCGTGTTTTTACggcaaattcaaaaaaaaaaaaaaactttttttttcttcaaaaacaaatatgttccagaaaattcaactttttagtGTTGTACACACATGAATAACCTACTGCCACTCAAGTGTTCAAAATTGCTAGATGTAGGATAACATTTTGATTACatatttcccttcaaaaaaaaataaaatttgataacatatttttggctaaaatatggttttaatctctgcaaatatgccttattttagttttagtccctgtaaaaaaaaattgtttttggtccctgcaaaattttttgttttttaaaataatctctaaccccatttttgtgatgatttgcatacgtggcacatgatgactgaacccattttgtagtttttggtccctgcaaaatattttgttttttaaaaaggtccctgcaaaattttttgtttttgaaaatagtctcttacagggactaaaaccaaaacgagacatatttgcagggactaaaaccatattttagcccatatttatttattttataactgGATTCGGAATTTTTATGGTTTGAAAGAACgaccaaacaaatttttttttttcaatgattttctttttcttcatagtTAGAGACACCAAAAGCTTGCTTGGTTATCTTGGTCACAGGTTGATTGAGACTCAACACAATTCTTAGATCCCGAAAAGGCCTCGGTGGAAATGAGATTAGGCTAGGGAAAATTAGCTGCAATTCACAACCATGTTTCAAAGCTTCAAGGAATTGGTGATGTTTTTCCTCTGTCAACTTCTCCTTTATATAATAATGGAACctgttgaaaattgaaataaatttcaGTATTGAAAAGTACATAAATCGtctttttatatgaaaaaagaaatagaagatAAGAAAAATCTATGGAAAGTTGGAAGACTGAATGTTAATCTTTCATATAACACCTCCTAAACCATGCAACTATACTCACAAACGAAAGAAAATGTTCACTGTTCACTGATATTCCACTAAGAACATcatgtcaaataagttgtcaaaaaaaaaaaaaaaacatcatgtCAAATAATGTcatgaatgaaaaatataaatttatgtgGACAAAGTTTGTATGCCACCAACAAAATAAAGGTGCCAAGAATAAAATCAGATCAAATTAGTAAGAATAAGTAACAACTGTAGCGTTTTCATCGCTATTTTGACTGCAAACAGGTGAACCCCACATATTTCATGTATTTAGAAAGTCACTTAACTGGAGTGTAACAGCTGATGCAATGTAATATGATGTAGATATGTGCACACACAAAGAGCTGCGTATGAATTAAATAGGAGCGGATATATCTATCTCCCTGGATTCACAAACTCGTTTCACTGAAAGAGAAAGAATCTGGAGAGGAATGATATTCAAGCTTAGCTAAAAGCATGTCCATGGTAAATGAAAACATTCAACAATATGGTAGAATGACAAGACACATCTACAAGGATATACTAATAAAACTAGTAGTTGACTATAGTCAATCATTCATAGCAGCAAGCAACAAAAAAAGCTCAGAAGTGCTGCTATGCTACTGCTTAATTGAGTTGTAATTCAAACTACAGTATTGAGCAACAGAAGAACCCTGGAATTTGAAATATAGTGTAAGGGGATCAACTATAACCCTGCCTCTCAGGTATAGAAATGATTCTTTGAAACAATCAGAGATTATGGACCAGCAATTGCATCATACCATTGGTGCCATACAAGTTATGTCGGCAATGCAATCTCTAGTAGAATCAAACTCGGGTTCTCAAAAAACTCAACTATGAAAAGgagataaaatttatttaaaaaatgaaaacaaaacaatacaTGTAGAAAATTTTGACCATTGAACCTGAAGTGtcaaaacataattttgaaACAGCTCATTGTTGTATAATACCACACTAATCTTATATTTAACACAGCTAAACAGCATAATTGTAAAACTGCACAAtgtttagaaaagaaaatgtgCAACATTGGGTAATGAATTTCACAAAATCCTGAAAATGCAATCCTTCTTATTTCTTTTGAATGACATTTTGTACAACAGCTCCTTCAGATATGAAACAGGAAATCAACAAgttaaataaatacattatgCAATACTGAAATCTGAACATGCCGCCCCTGTCCCTCCCTGAATCATCTGAACATGTCTGCTTAGCATCTTTTCATATTGGAGAGAATTCAAATCCCAAACCAAATATAGTGGAAAATTCCCAGTAGACATCCCTGACAAATATACTAAACAAATGATCTAAAGAATCTGAATTCTGAATTACATGATTAGTATGTAACTAAGAAAAAATATTCTAGTAGCCAAGGCCATCTCGTCTAGTGGTATGATGCTTCTAACTTTAGGTGTGATGAGTTCCGAATTCAATTCACAGAATGGCCTGTTATCTAGTCTAAAACTCATAATTTAGCCTAAAACATTCACCTAAATTTTATTGGTAGGTAATTATCTGTATAACATCAGGATGCCTTCTTAGTCAAGCATACACAGTCTCTTCTCAAATCTAATCCACACCAAATTCATTCAccaaatatataacaaatactccctccggtccttattataagaaacaattgacttttttggttcatagaataattaatgtatcttgttataaatatagactagatacatcacttacacaatgaacctaaaaggtcaacttttttcttataataaggaccggagggagtatattcaTATAATACAAGTTTACAGTACATAAAATATCTTACTTTACTGAATTCATACATTGATCTTGCTTTGCGATCTATGTGACATGAATATACACGATACAACAATAAGGCAATCTTTTGAACAGCACATTTGGAAATTGGCCTAAATAAGACACTGATAAACACAGGCAGCTAAACTTAGTAACTTACACAACTTAGCAAGGATTTGGCGAAATCCAAATTGGAAGTGGGCATTCTAACCGAGAATATGAATTTCGAGAATAACTGGGCAATAGCGGGTCAATGATCCCATCATATAATCTAAAGATGCCAAAATCATGTTTCCCACAAGCATCATCATGATTATCCTCTGAATAATCATCCGTGAAATAGATACAATCTCCACAACATCCTACAAAATCACCAGCAGAAAAACACATTGAAGAATTCACCCCAACAAACAAAGCCTTATCACCCAACGCTTCAATTCTATTCCATGCCATGGCATTCCAATCCATCTTAAAAACCGTAAATCCCACCGTCCTATACACAAGCATATCATAATTGGGTTCATCCGAAAAATCCTCTTCCAAAACCCGATTTACCAACAACATATCCTCACCAGAGAACACCACATAGTGAATATCCCCGGAGAATTGAACAGGCACCGTCATCTGAAAAATGGAAACTCGATGACTATTAACATCGCACACAGCAATTGTTCCTCCTTTGCTGACAGCATAAAACAATCCATTGTAATACACAACATCTTCCCAAAAATAGTAATCATTCTTTTTGGTTAGGAAAATCCAAGAATCATAACCTTTTTTACAGAAAGCCAGATTATTACAACTATAACCATCAACAATAGCAAGTGCAACGAATTCATCGCTAAGCGAAGGGCTTGTTGACAATACAATTTTAGCTATGAAATCATCACACATTTGTCTCAAACtaaaaaatcttaaataacTATCGTTTGTAACCGAATACTCACGGCCGATATTTGAATAATCAAAGCTTACCACGTTAGGGAAAGTGTGAATAGGAGGAAGAAAAAGAGTGACACATGTTAAGGGATTAAAAAGACGAATCTGAGGGGTTTCATTGAGAATTATGAGCCAGCCATGAGAAGAAGCGCAAATACGAGTGCGATGAGAAGGAAGAGGAAGATTGAAGAGATGGGTTTTGTGGGTGGAGATGTTGAAGAAGGATTGGTGAGAAAGAAGGAGGCATGGGAGTTGAGGTGGGAGATGGTGAGGGGTTTTAGGAATGGAAGATAGGAAGGTGTGAGAGATGGATCGGAATCGGATGTAATCGGCGTAGATTGTTAActtttgtgagattgtttgtATGATTTCTGGTGGTAGTTCAGACCAGTCCACGCTCATCTTTGTTTTCTCACAACCTTGATTCAATTCTTCTTCTGGTTTTGTTTGCACACGCATCTTTTGCTCACATCTCTCTATCCATCTAACTTTTTTGTTAagtttaaatttagttttttttattttttattgttaaccGGTGCCCGGAAGCATAGTAATATAGTTAACTtattaaaaatcttaaaaaaaaaaaaaaaaaattaatacattgGAACTTTTGCagtcaatttattaaaaatctaaaaaaaaaatattaatttaaaatttttttttcttggtttcCTTAACCCGTGTCCCGTaggcaccggttaacataaccctctttttattttttaataatcaatatggttctttatttttttgcgGTGTatggggtttgaaccctggaccttacatattttattttatgcattgttcttaccaactgagctaagcttacgGGGACATCAATCTGGTTCTTGAACATGTAAGAGGTAGTCGCAATAGTTCATCAATATTGAacttttaaaatagtttttgtgcactttattagtcaaaatagtttcTCTGACGCTAAAATAATCCATCAATATTCACAATCACTCTTTTTATATAGGGATTGAAATGACATTAAGTAAGTATTTATAAGGACTGATACAACGataagtaagtatattgaataactaatatgacaatattaacaaaGTATTTTAATGCGAGAGATTATTTTGACTGACAAAGTGCACAATTAtggactattttgaaatttcgatACAGTGAGGGACTATTTTGGCTACTTGTTACACaatcaaagaccaaaatgacta
It encodes:
- the LOC25490282 gene encoding uncharacterized protein isoform X2, with amino-acid sequence MRVQTKPEEELNQGCEKTKMSVDWSELPPEIIQTISQKLTIYADYIRFRSISHTFLSSIPKTPHHLPPQLPCLLLSHQSFFNISTHKTHLFNLPLPSHRTRICASSHGWLIILNETPQIRLFNPLTCVTLFLPPIHTFPNVMTVPVQFSGDIHYVVFSGEDMLLVNRVLEEDFSDEPNYDMLVYRTVGFTVFKMDWNAMAWNRIEALGDKALFVGVNSSMCFSAGDFVGCCGDCIYFTDDYSEDNHDDACGKHDFGIFRLYDGIIDPLLPSYSRNSYSRLECPLPIWISPNPC
- the LOC25490282 gene encoding F-box protein At2g26160 isoform X1 is translated as MRVQTKPEEELNQGCEKTKMSVDWSELPPEIIQTISQKLTIYADYIRFRSISHTFLSSIPKTPHHLPPQLPCLLLSHQSFFNISTHKTHLFNLPLPSHRTRICASSHGWLIILNETPQIRLFNPLTCVTLFLPPIHTFPNVVSFDYSNIGREYSVTNDSYLRFFSLRQMCDDFIAKIVLSTSPSLSDEFVALAIVDGYSCNNLAFCKKGYDSWIFLTKKNDYYFWEDVVYYNGLFYAVSKGGTIAVCDVNSHRVSIFQMTVPVQFSGDIHYVVFSGEDMLLVNRVLEEDFSDEPNYDMLVYRTVGFTVFKMDWNAMAWNRIEALGDKALFVGVNSSMCFSAGDFVGCCGDCIYFTDDYSEDNHDDACGKHDFGIFRLYDGIIDPLLPSYSRNSYSRLECPLPIWISPNPC